In Aphis gossypii isolate Hap1 unplaced genomic scaffold, ASM2018417v2 Contig00561, whole genome shotgun sequence, a genomic segment contains:
- the LOC126554625 gene encoding 14-3-3 protein gamma-2-like: MPRYTQGAHDQGRGQDAGSGTQALDEHETVVQADADDDRATWKAAMARHYRARVDRELCALYTDLLNVVDWRMRPNWRRASDPATDVFYWKLRADYNRYKAEIIDDPGERAVMLALSRNSYDWGERIGRSGSSSYSTTPCSCTKCASSASRASTWPSARTTKPWPRPTSSTILCTTTRSSSCRTSATT, from the coding sequence ATGCCTAGGTACACTCAGGGAGCTCATGACCAAGGACGAGGACAGGATGCTGGCAGCGGCACACAAGCACTTGATGAACATGAAACTGTCGTCCAGGCGGACGCTGATGACGATCGAGCAACCTGGAAGGCCGCGATGGCCCGGCATTATCGCGCGCGCGTCGACCGCGAGTTGTGCGCGCTGTACACCGATTTGCTGAACGTGGTCGACTGGAGGATGAGGCCCAACTGGCGGAGAGCCTCGGATCCGGCCACCGACGTGTTTTACTGGAAGCTGCGCGCCGACTACAACCGGTACAAGGCCGAGATCATCGACGACCCGGGCGAGCGGGCGGTAATGTTGGCTTTGTCCAGGAATTCGTACGACTGGGGCGAACGGATAGGCCGGTCCGGCTCGAGCTCATACTCAACTACTCCGTGTTCTTGTACCAAATGTGCGAGCAGCGCCAGCAGGGCCTCGACGTGGCCAAGCGCGCGTACGACGAAGCCGTGGCCGAGACCGACGTCATCGACGATACTATGTACGACGACTCGAAGCTCATCCTGCAGAACATCCGCGACAACCTGA